The Triticum aestivum cultivar Chinese Spring chromosome 7B, IWGSC CS RefSeq v2.1, whole genome shotgun sequence genome window below encodes:
- the LOC123161229 gene encoding inositol polyphosphate multikinase IPK2 translates to MSDLRAPEHQVAGHRAAPNKLGPLVDGAGLFYKPLQALDRGEQELAFYTAFSAHPDVPPRIRDTFFPRFHGTRLLPTAASPGESHPHLVLDDLLDGLAAPSVTDIKIGACTWPPRAPEPYVTKCLAKDRGSTSVLLGFRVSGVMVSDASGAVWRPDRSELKGTDIPGVRRMLRRYVSSAGGDGGGEDCALAAAVYGGEGGVLAQLRELKAWFEVQTLFHFYSASVLLSYDANAVTAPGGAPRVKLVDFAHVVESEGVIDHNFLGGLCSLIKFIDDIVSSEKAPPVQV, encoded by the coding sequence ATGTCCGATCTCCGCGCCCCAGAGCACCAGGTCGCCGGCCACCGCGCGGCTCCCAACAAGCTCGGGCCGCTCGTCGACGGCGCCGGCCTCTTCTACAAGCCGCTGCAGGCCCTCGACCGGGGGGAGCAGGAGCTCGCCTTCTACACGGCCTTCTCCGCCCACCCCGACGTGCCGCCCCGCATCCGGGACACCTTCTTCCCGCGCTTCCACGGCACCCGCCTCctccccaccgccgcctcccccggCGAGTCCCACCCGCACCTCGTCCTCGACGACCTCCTCGACGGCCTCGCCGCGCCCTCCGTCACCGACATCAAGATCGGCGCCTGCACGTGGCCCCCCCGCGCGCCGGAGCCCTACGTCACCAAGTGCCTCGCCAAGGACCGCGGCTCCACCAGCGTCCTCCTAGGATTCCGTGTCTCGGGGGTCATGGTCTCCGACGCCAGCGGCGCCGTCTGGCGGCCGGACAGGTCGGAGCTCAAGGGGACGGACATCCCCGGCGTCCGCCGCATGCTCCGCCGCTACGTGTCGtcggccggcggcgacggcgggggcgaggACTGCGCGCTCGCGGCGGCCGTGTACGGGGGCGAGGGCGGGGTCCTGGCGCAGCTGCGCGAGCTCAAGGCGTGGTTCGAGGTGCAGACGCTGTTCCACTTCTACTCGGCGTCGGTGCTGCTGAGCTACGACGCCAACGCGGTGACCGCGCCCGGCGGCGCGCCGAGGGTGAAGCTGGTGGACTTCGCGCATGTGGTGGAGAGCGAGGGGGTGATCGACCACAACTTCTTGGGCGGCCTCTGCTCCCTCATCAAGTTCATAGACGACATTGTCTCTTCTGAGAAGGCGCCTCCGGTTCAGGTCTGA